GATTTTTATGGCTATGAGACGTGCGTTTTGTGGCTGGCGGCCTCTTTTCGACCCTGTCGTCTTTCTGTCCAGCGCTACTGAGATAAAAAAGCCCTGATGGCAGCTGATCTGGCCCTAAGCGTGGAGGGCATTCTCACTTTtcatataaatgaatatattttcaACCTCTAAGTTCATCTGATCCAGTGTGAGACGTAGGTTTTACAGCTGGCAGCCTCTTTTAACCTTTCATCCGTCTGTCCAGCGGcgttgaaacagaaaaaaggcgGGATCGTAGGCCGCGCTGGCCGAGGCCCTGCGGACAGCCGGCTTTGAATTCGTTCTGTGAAACACCGTCCCACCTTTCCAGCGCCACAGAACGAGCCTCTGTGCCCTGGCAGGCGCGTCGGTGCGGCGGCGCTGAGCTGATGTACGCAAGCCTTTTCGTTTGAAGCAGCTCAGAGCCAGAGCGAGGGGCCCGATAGCCGCGCTGCTGGCGACTCCTCAGCTCGGTGAAGGTGACAGTGGGCAGGATTTGACGTCTAAATATAGGCCCTCGAGAAGGAGAGGCTGAAACAGAGGCAGAGACTCGAGTAAATACGCCACGTTGGCTCAAACAAGGCCTTAATTAGCCTTGAATGGGCTCATATGTTCTCATATGTCACCTATTCTCTTCATCTGGGCACAATTAGCGTATAAAAGAGACGGACGGCGCTTGTCCGGTTAGAGGGATTAGAAGCAGAGGTGACCTTTATACAGAGTTTTGTCTCCTCCTGGTGGCCGAATTGTGGAATTGCAACCACAGTCTGTTCACTGGATTCGTCATTAAAGGCTGAAATCGCACTTACGCACAGTAAGGAATGAATACTGTGTACGTTTTCGGGCATATGATGATTGTGATGTGCCTCTCGGTGTAACAGAACACTCAAATCATGCACAGAGACCCATCTGGAACATAGGTGCTCTTTTgattatgaaaataataattagtGATTAATAATAAGTTGTGATGCTGTGATACTTGATAAATGGTGCTATTTTAGATCCAGTTTGTAGGCATTTGTGCTTCTCTTTGCTCTCCAGGCTCGTTATTTCAGGTGTTAGGCCACAGCGTGGCCAGTAACTCCGACGCTGGTATGAAACGTGTGCGGTTATAAGAGCCTAAAGCCGCCCACGGTTCCTCAGAGCAAAGTGGGGGGATGATTTATGCACTAGTACAGAGTTCCTGGTTCTCGTCTCACGACGCTGATCACCGGGAATATGCCGTACCGATGTTATGAGGGCTTACAAGGCCTCACTGACCCTGGCCAGATCTGCTAATGTGTCATCGACCCTCTTTGGCCTTGTTGTAGTTCAAATAAAGCTCAGTTTCACGTGGATTAGTGCAGTTTTGTTGATGGTGATGCTGATGGCAGATTTTAAGCTCACGGGTTACGCTTCACTTCACGGTAGGAGGGTTTACgttaaaatgaccaaaactgACCGTTCGCTTTTTATGAACGCACAAACGATCACGGCTGAAAAATAAACCACAATGACTCGACTTTAAAGTGATTGCTTTGCATCGTTAAACACTAAGATAAAGGGATTCAGCCGAAAAACGCAGAGCAAACTATTTTATGAACAACGTAGcaagtttatataaatataaatatggtATAAATGATCAATAGCAATAATTATGTTATAATTATGGTATAAATggtatatggatcattctatgGAAACAATCATGACATTACCGAAACGTAAACAAATGTTTCGGGAGTGACGATTTTAGCCGGGAAACCGTAAAACAGAGCCAGTCCGCGACCAAACGCGGCTTTGACGCACATAAAATCGTAATATTTtgactaaaacacaaaaaaataagcGGAAAATTCTTCGATTCTTAATGATCcgcactgactttcagactctgggacacatttacttcaaaacaacgGGATCTAACTGCTCGCCACGTGGCCATGAGGGACCGGGATGCAGCCCCACTTTCTGCTCTAAAGTGCCGGGGCGgggctaaaataaggccccgCCCACAGACCAGCGTTCTTTGTGTTTCGTAGTGACATGAAAAACTCGGGACCagcgtttttatttatttatgtaaacacTAAACTCCTGATGGATGTTAATCTTTCGGTTTTGCTCGGAAAGAAatccaaaaaaatctaaacacaaaaaaagcaagatttgagttttattttcagttttagggTTTAGAGTTTGGGACAGACTCCTCTCAATAGAAAGAACCCTATATAGGAcgattttgtatatttttaactCATAACCGTACGAATGCTGTACATCACTGCGTCGGAAGAAAAGCTCGCATCTCTAAaacggcaactttacaggaggaggaaaaaacctgctttacttttaatggaagtcaatggaaccagacgtctcttcgagtcattttgggttgtttctttccGTCccttcttcatgaaattcatacacagtgtaaagggtaacaggtgctttcaaactgtgtcaaaaactgaaaaacgtcataAAATTGGAAAGACGAGGTTTTCTGCTGACATCAGcgatatattgatatatattgattaatgaataaatagatcatacttcagtgtttttatgtgtttttttagtTGTGGGAGCTCAGTTTGGACCGTTTCAGGAGAATGGTCATGAATATAATGCCTTACAGCCGTATAGCCGTTTGTTTACTCTACATACGTTTGCAGGGAAACACCAAAgatgtgaaatgtgcctttGATTTTTGATTGACAGGTCTGCCCCAGGCCCCGCCGGCGCACCCGCCCCAGATGGAGGGAACCAGGCCCCCCCAAACCTGACCAGCAACCGCCGCTTACAGCAGACACAGGCTCAGGTGGACGAGGTGAGTGGCCCCACTGCCTTCCTCCTTACTGACCACTGCTTGACCGTGGTCATCCACCGTTAAATGGACttaaatttattacatttatgtaaCACATTTCAGCTTAAAGGGGCTTGAAATGAGCATTTAAAGGGCCGGTATCGTAGAAAAACCAGCGTTTGATGCAGTGAGTAAATGTTGTCAAAGTGCAGTTCCATCCGTGCGGCTTATATTTGATTGGGTTATAAATGAGCTCGccgtttttgtgatgtcacatctCCGCACATTCTTCctgcagcagttcagctccgcccactcacaccAAGGAGTGgatggactgctttttgagcaAAGGCGCAATACAGCGCAGCCAATcggaacagagcttatttacatggATCAGGCTTAAAGGcactgcaacaaaaacagccggCTCCATTCTAAAGGGATAGagaggatatgggccctttaaaatgctGTCGCTTGTGTTGCCCGATCATGAGCCGCCGAGCCGCAGGCTGTTTAATACAGCATTAGCATTTCAAACATAAGCCCGCCCATAAAATCCACCCTAAAGCAGCTGTAGTTTTCCTTCGACCTTCAGTACGTCATCGGAAGGTGCTTGTCCTGATCTTTAAACCTGGAAATCTTGCTCTGTAGACGACCGCAGCGCCGCCGAAGGACGCGAATGGGCACTTAAACGAACTTCACCCTCTTGTTCTCCAGGGTAGAttctggtttgtccatctgaatttttcGTGACCGAATCGTAAGGcagattattcagtagctgcatgaaataaatgtcaatttttatgttttatatatttatttatttatttttaaaagctcctcaaatgaacagaacgtgtgttttatgatctccacatgtcactacatgcttacgattcactgctgagagccaaaaatctccgacgctctttgtgttgttctctaaaagtgatgtttccagagcagatcactgaagagacgccgtctgtttatagtttagagcccagatttggggaaaaacggctcgactttcagtagaaaaacaaactgagttcagcttcttttattataagggtttaaaatgacatcaccgtctattagactggagagaagagctacagcctcacacgacgcccagcttctgaatggagcttatggagtatgaacgttatggagatcatgaccgagtgcggtttgggaccaccggtggtctcgaggagctGAAGACAAAGAAACAAGAGAAGTAAAAGAAAACTGAGCAAGAAAGACAGTAAGGATGGAAGACAGTAAGGATGGAAGACAGTAATGATGGAAGCCAGTAAGGATGGAATAATAACGCAACATCATTACtaaacaatgaataaatgaaaaacgtCAGatgataatataaatataaaaaggtaaaaataccAACGGAGGATGCTTGGCGTGTCTTGCGAGAGGGATTTTAAACGTAGATAAAATCTACAACCTAGAATAATTGTGTCTCTAATGTCTTCTAACTCATCTGTGTTTGTCCGTCTTCAGGTGGTGGACATCATGCGTGTGAACGTAGATAAGGTCCTGGAGCGAGATCAGAAGCTCTCGGAGCTGGACGACCGGGCCGACGCGCTGCAGGCCGGAGCCTCGCAGTTCGAGACCAGCGCCGCCAAGCTGAAGAATAAGTACTGGTGGAAGAACGCCAAGGTACCAGCGCCGGGCTCAGTCCAGCCTCGGGTTACTGTCTGATCCAAACTGAGCTCCAGTTTAGCTCTGTAAAGACACAGTAGAGCGAGATGATCAGCGAGGACTGAATCTGTGAATATAGGTTCCCAGTCACGCTGTGTGTTCGTGCTGTTTGTGAATCTAGACTGTAGAAATATTACATGGTAAtaattattcaataattactatcaataattcagtatctactatgaattatacaGTGTCTAGTATGAATTACttagtaattactatgaattattcagtatctactgtgaattattcagtatctaatatgaattattcagtatctactatgaattattcagtatctactatgaattattcagtatctaatatgaattattcagtatctactatgaattattcagtatctactctgatttattcagtatctactctgaattattcagtatctactgtgaattattcagtatctactatgaattattcagtatctactatgaattattcagtatctaatatgaattattcagtatctactatgaattattcagtatctaatatgaattattcagtatctactatgaattattcagtatctactctgatttattcagtatctactctgaattattcagtgtccagTATGAAAAGAATGTGTTCTGTAGTTATGAGGGTGAGGTCGTGTGGAGTTTAAAACGTTGATCAAGGCGTTTATTTAATCTGAGTTCATTCAGGTGATTGTTACGTTTTCTGACgctgcctctgtctctcctgtCTGCAGATGATGATCATCCTGGGGGTGATATGTGTGATTGTGCTCATCGTCATCATCGGTAAGACAGCAGAGCTGCACTTCACTGTGACACATACCAGCTTAGTGAACGATGCGCATATTTACAGCCTTTTTAATTCAGAGGTCAAGATTTATTttcctctaataataaaaaCCTCCAAAAATCAGAACTTCCAGAATTAAAAGCTCTTCAGACAGTAAATGTCCAGTCATctgagtgtgggtgtgtcttGAGCATAAGCCCTGCCCCTCCCCACCCACTTTACTCTGTTAGTGCATTAAACCCACAACCCTGtttctcactgtccactctatcagctccactgaccgttcagttccactctgtagttctacagttacagactgtagtccatctgtttctctgatactctgttaccctgttcttcagtggtcaggacccccatggaccctcacagagcaggtactacacagcactgacgtggtggtggtgtgttagtgtgtgctgtgctggtgcgagtggatcagacacagcagcgctgctggagtttttaaacacctcagtgtcgctactggactgagaacagtccaccaaccaaaaatatccagccagcagcgtcctgtgggcagcgtcctgtgaccactgatgaaggacgagaggatgaccaacacaaactgtgcagcagcagatgagctgtcgtctctgactttacatctacaaggtggaccgacaaggtaggagtgtctaatagagtggacagtgagtggacacagtgtttaaaaactccagcagctctgatgtgtctgatccactcgcaccagtgcaacacccctaacacaccaccaccacgtcagtgctgtgtagtacctgctctgtgagggtccatgggggtcctgaccactgaagaacagggtaacagagtatcagagaaacagatggactacagtctgtaactgtagaactacagagtagaactgaacggtcagtggagctgataaaagtggacagtgagcgcagaaacgaggaggtggtcttACTTTAACGTCTGTTTTGTCTCGTTTTCTCTTCCAGTCTACTTCAGCACCTAAAGGCCGGCGCTCCTACCCCAGTCTGCGCTCATGACCACCCGATTTACAACAGCTGAATTATCTGCCCCCACAAAGAGTGTAAATCTGTCCCCTCGATGAACCCTgtaacaccccccccacccccacccccacccccccaataAACCCCACCCCCCTCACAGCAGGACCCCAGTCTCTCCGTCCATCCCCACGTCCATCCGTCCGTCGCGTCGGTCCGTCCATCCTGTGAGTGTGTGGTCGTGTCTCCTCTGTAAATACGTCCCCGCTTTTTTCTGAAACGTCCTTCACAAACTCTAAAATATCGGCGACAGGGCGACCCCGGCGACCCCGGCGACTATTGGGCGTATTTATGATCTACCGTATATACACGAATCGTCCTTTGTAGACTTTTATTCTGATATTCTAACGGTTTTttgtagtttgtgtgtgtgaatgtgtgcatttgtacgttcttttgttttggttttggttttttttattaattgatttatttatttttgtacgACTCCTCTTTGCTTCGGCTTTGACGAACTGCCTACAGGTCTCTGTGTATATATTGCACGttcttcctctcctccatcctcctaccttctcttcttcttcttcttcttcttcttcttctgcttacCGTTGAGTTTTAGTGAGCTTTTGCACAACCGAGATACAAAATCAGAACCTTTTCCGCGTCACACGACCGCCAGATCCACCCAGCATGTCGCTTTCCCTCCTTcgttccttctctttttctttttcttaccaACGATAGACTCGTAGCCTTTTTGTAAACTGCCACAAAATGATTTGGACCAATGTCTGTAGATGTCTTCTATTCTTTTTAACGTCTATTTAGTGTCTTATCTCTCAAACATTCCTTTATAGCAGTGTAGGACTATGCTGTCTATAAACTGCATGCAGACATACAGGGCGTGGGTTTGCCAATACCGTTGGGATTTATTGATAAAGTCGATTGATCAGGCCCAGCAGAGTGAAAGCGCACACTGTGTACTGCAGTTGGGCTTTGTGAACCTACCAGTGGCCACTTTACACCACTCAATGCAAATTAGGGCCCAAAAATGGCCCGAAATCAACCAGTTTCGATGCCAGAGATGCTCCACGAACGTTATTTGGAGCGGAAATGACCAAAAAGGGGAAACGATCGTGCACAAGAACCTCGTTTTTGATGGCGCTTTTAAACTTGAGCGAGGCAGAACCGCGAGAAACGAGCAACTGTCTCACCAAACGCGACTCAGATCTACGGAAAACGGAAAGTACAGCTGGGCCGGGACATCGGCAGCAGGATTAGGTCTGTCCTTCAAAGCACACGTCGGCCGTGAGTCGGTTGCTGGTGCTGGGTTTCTGtcttattattacttttttgtcttattaaatagaaattatgcctttttagtttgttttttaatgtagaAGTGGATTATAATTGTatactgtgtgtgagtgaagcaGGCAGAAAAGGGACCAGGTCATTCAGGACTTTATTTGCtgcagcgtgtgtgtgcgtgtgtgtgtgtgtgcgtgcgtgtgtgcgtgtgtgtgagcgtgtgtgtgtgtgtgtgtgtgcgtgtgcgtgtgtgtgagcgtgtgtgtgtgcgtgcgcgccTGTTTGTTGGTTTTAGCTCTGTAGTTTATACACTGCCAGGCACCTGGGGGGacgttttctgtttctcttttttcttttcttttctttttttctatctctTTATTTTCGCAGTGCCCTTACCGGTTTGCTCTTATgcacacaaccccccccccccccgatcCCAGCACGCTCAGAATTACCCATCATCCCCCAGTGCTCCAGTCACACAGGACACAATCTGTCAGCATGAAATGAGCCTGTGATGATGCGTGCGGCTACACGTGATCCCGCATGTAAGCTGGATGTCTctcgccctccctctctctctccctctcctgctctccttctctcccccacctctctctctctctcagtcgctctttttctttttctcctctctctcactttttctctctctccctctttttcgtcttcttttctctttcactctttttctttttgcccCATCTCCCTTTTGCTGctcactctctttctatctctttctctctgtattccttttcttttctctctctctctctctctctctctctctctctctctctctctcctcgtgTACATTAGCCCAGCTTCACCAGATTAGGCGGCTTAGACTGCTCGCTTACAGCGACGGCTGATTGGGTTTGACAGTGGGCGGAGCTACCTAGCAGCAGTGGGCGGGGCCAGCAGCTCTATTAACGTCTTCAGCACGTATAATGACCTGTTTCTGTGGCCATAAATCTGAAGCAGGTTAGTTCTCAGGTATTCCACAGCAAAACGAGGACGGCGTGGAGCTCCATCACCATTACAGTCACTCTACTTCCACCCAAAACTCGCTTCGTTTATTTCTGTCTTATGAAAGTAAATGGCCTTAGATCATTTCTGCCCCCATCCCAGCATGACCGCCCCTCTTTATTTCTTACCCACCCAAAGAGAGCAAAACTAATCTAGGAAAATGACCAAAGACCGTATTGTCTTGCTTATG
The DNA window shown above is from Pygocentrus nattereri isolate fPygNat1 chromosome 18, fPygNat1.pri, whole genome shotgun sequence and carries:
- the vamp2 gene encoding vesicle-associated membrane protein 2, with translation MSAPGPAGAPAPDGGNQAPPNLTSNRRLQQTQAQVDEVVDIMRVNVDKVLERDQKLSELDDRADALQAGASQFETSAAKLKNKYWWKNAKMMIILGVICVIVLIVIIVYFST